A single Micromonospora sp. CCTCC AA 2012012 DNA region contains:
- a CDS encoding ATP-dependent Clp protease ATP-binding subunit, which yields MMGPGDFGSDPWDEFLARYFGRGEGGRRPAHRVDITRLMTADAREMLADAARRAAQKHSNDLDTDHLLWAALQREQLRDLVRRAGADPDTLLNALGGRGDGAPCGEVPPNLSLTPAAKRALLDAHQLSRAMGANYIGPEHILMALPLNPESPAGRMLAAGRIQPESLQAASAERGPMPGPKPDRGTPTLDQYGQDLTDLARMDQIDPVIGRADEIEQAVEILSRRTKNNPVLIGEAGVGKTAIVEGLAERICDGDVPQTLLGKRVIQLDLAGLVAGTRYRGDFEERLKKVIDEIRAHREELIIFLDEIHTLVGAGGAGSEGGMDASNMLKPALARGELRVIGATTLDEYRRSIEKDAALARRFQPVLVPEPTVEDTVTILRGLRDRYEAHHQVRFTDEALVAAAELSDRYVTDRFLPDKAIDLIDQAGARVRLRTRTPASDVRELEQQLDDVRRDKEQAVADEQYERASALRDRLGELEEQIRRAQGEGPDTSQVPSVGPQEIAEVVSRATGIPISQLTEEERDRLLRLEGHLHEKVVGQEDAVSAVAEAVRRSRTGLADPDRPMGSFLFLGPTGVGKTELARALAEALFGEADRMVRVDMSEFQERHTVSRLVGAPPGYVGYEEAGQLTEAVRRRPYAVVLLDEIEKAHPDVFNILLQVLDEGRLTDSQGRTVNFRNTVLIMTSNLGAELITGTQRAVGFGAGEPGTERENEELRERLNRRLQETFRPEFLNRIDETIIFRRLEAEQLRQITELLLEETRRRLHAQDIQVEFTTAGIDWLAEHGYQPEFGARPLRRVIQREVDNRLSRMLLENQISPGQKAVVDARDGQLAVDVTAGDHGRAAATTSHPR from the coding sequence ATGATGGGACCTGGTGACTTCGGCTCGGACCCGTGGGACGAATTCCTGGCCCGGTACTTCGGCCGGGGCGAGGGGGGACGGCGGCCGGCGCACCGGGTCGACATCACCCGCCTGATGACCGCCGACGCCCGGGAGATGCTGGCCGACGCGGCCCGCCGGGCCGCCCAGAAGCACAGCAACGACCTGGACACCGACCACCTGCTCTGGGCGGCGCTGCAACGCGAGCAGCTGCGCGACCTGGTACGCCGGGCCGGCGCCGACCCGGACACCCTGCTCAACGCGCTCGGCGGGCGCGGCGACGGGGCGCCCTGCGGCGAGGTGCCGCCCAACCTGTCGCTCACCCCGGCGGCCAAGCGGGCGCTGCTCGACGCCCACCAGCTGTCCCGGGCGATGGGGGCGAACTACATCGGCCCCGAGCACATCCTGATGGCGCTGCCGCTCAACCCGGAGTCGCCGGCCGGCCGGATGCTTGCCGCGGGGCGGATCCAGCCCGAGTCGCTCCAGGCGGCCAGCGCCGAGCGGGGCCCGATGCCCGGTCCCAAGCCGGACCGCGGCACCCCCACCCTCGACCAGTACGGCCAGGACCTGACCGACCTGGCCCGGATGGACCAGATCGACCCGGTCATCGGCCGCGCCGACGAGATCGAGCAGGCCGTCGAGATCCTGTCCCGGCGGACCAAGAACAACCCGGTGTTGATCGGCGAGGCGGGCGTCGGCAAGACCGCCATCGTGGAGGGGCTCGCCGAGCGGATCTGCGACGGCGACGTGCCGCAGACCCTGCTCGGCAAGCGGGTGATCCAGCTCGACCTGGCGGGTCTGGTCGCCGGCACCCGCTACCGGGGCGACTTCGAGGAACGGCTGAAGAAGGTGATCGACGAGATCCGGGCGCACCGGGAGGAGCTGATCATCTTCCTGGACGAGATCCACACCCTGGTCGGCGCGGGCGGCGCCGGCAGCGAGGGCGGGATGGACGCGTCCAACATGCTCAAGCCGGCCCTGGCCCGCGGCGAGCTGCGGGTGATCGGCGCGACCACGCTGGACGAGTACCGGCGCAGCATCGAGAAGGACGCCGCGCTGGCCCGCCGGTTCCAGCCGGTGCTGGTCCCCGAGCCGACCGTCGAGGACACCGTCACCATCCTGCGCGGCCTGCGTGACCGCTACGAGGCCCACCACCAGGTCCGCTTCACCGACGAGGCGCTCGTCGCCGCGGCGGAACTCTCCGACCGGTACGTCACCGACCGGTTCCTGCCCGACAAGGCCATCGACCTGATCGACCAGGCCGGCGCCCGGGTCAGGCTGCGTACCCGCACCCCCGCCTCGGACGTGCGGGAGCTGGAACAGCAGCTCGACGACGTACGCCGGGACAAGGAACAGGCCGTCGCCGACGAGCAGTACGAGCGGGCCTCCGCGCTGCGCGACCGCCTCGGCGAGCTGGAGGAGCAGATCCGCCGCGCCCAGGGCGAGGGACCCGACACCTCCCAGGTGCCCTCGGTCGGGCCGCAGGAGATCGCCGAGGTGGTCTCCCGGGCCACCGGCATCCCGATCAGTCAGCTCACCGAGGAGGAACGGGACCGGCTGCTGCGGCTGGAGGGGCACCTGCACGAGAAGGTGGTCGGCCAGGAGGACGCGGTCAGCGCGGTCGCCGAGGCGGTCCGCCGCTCGCGTACCGGGCTGGCCGACCCGGACCGGCCGATGGGCAGCTTCCTCTTCCTCGGCCCCACCGGCGTCGGCAAGACCGAGCTGGCCCGCGCCCTCGCGGAGGCGCTCTTCGGCGAGGCGGACCGGATGGTCCGGGTCGACATGAGCGAGTTCCAGGAGCGGCACACCGTCAGCCGGCTCGTCGGCGCCCCGCCCGGATACGTCGGCTACGAGGAGGCCGGCCAGCTCACCGAGGCGGTCCGCCGCCGCCCGTACGCGGTGGTGCTGCTGGACGAGATCGAGAAGGCGCACCCGGACGTCTTCAACATCCTGCTCCAGGTGCTGGACGAGGGGCGGCTCACCGACAGCCAGGGCCGGACGGTCAACTTCCGGAACACCGTACTGATCATGACGAGCAACCTGGGCGCGGAGCTGATCACCGGCACCCAGCGCGCGGTGGGCTTCGGCGCCGGCGAGCCCGGCACCGAACGGGAGAACGAGGAGCTGCGCGAACGGCTCAACCGCCGGCTCCAGGAGACCTTCCGGCCGGAGTTCCTCAACCGGATCGACGAGACGATCATCTTCCGCCGGCTGGAGGCCGAGCAGCTGCGCCAGATCACCGAGCTGCTGCTGGAGGAGACCCGCCGCCGGCTGCACGCGCAGGACATCCAGGTCGAGTTCACCACCGCCGGCATCGACTGGCTCGCCGAGCACGGCTACCAGCCGGAGTTCGGCGCCCGGCCGCTGCGCCGGGTCATCCAGCGGGAGGTCGACAACCGGCTCTCCCGGATGCTGCTGGAGAACCAGATCTCACCCGGTCAGAAGGCCGTCGTCGACGCCCGGGACGGACAGCTCGCCGTCGACGTCACCGCCGGTGACCACGGCCGTGCCGCGGCCACCACGTCCCACCCGCGATGA